The genomic window GCCGGCTGGCCGACCAGACGCTCGCCCGATTCGGTGAACGCCGTCATGGAGGGCGTGGTCCGCATGCCTTCGGCGTTTTCGATGACCTTGGCGTTCTTGCCTTCCATCACGGCGACGCACGAATTCGTGGTGCCCAGGTCGATGCCGATAACCTTGCTCATGACTGTCCTCTTTCCTGTTCGGCAGATCCCGGCGGCCCTGAAGCTTCAGCAGCCGGCCCAAGGGATCCCCATTCGGGTTGCATCCATCAAATGTTAGGGAACGACCCAAATCCGTCCCATCGGCGTTATATAGGGCGGTATGGGAAGCGTGCAACGTGGGAATCTCAGTGTAAGAGAAGACCCCGCGACAGCAGATAGCTTCCGACGGTTCCCACAAAGGCGAGAAGCGCCAGGATAAGGGCGCGTCGGCTCATCATTTCGGGTCGGCCTCCAGGAGACGGTGGGTGGAGTTGCGGCGCGGCTGCCACAGGCCGCGTTCGATGGCCTCGTTGAGCCGGGTGCGGATATCAGCCAGGGCGGCGGGGTTGTTGGCCTCGAGGAAGTCCAGCACCTCCTCGTCGCCCAGATAGGCCTCGGCCACCAGATCGAAGTGATGGTCCTTGACCGCCTTGGTAGTGGCGGCGAAGGCGAACAGGTAATCCACGCTGGCCGCCATCTCGAAGGCGCCCTTATAGCCGTGGCGCATGACGCCCTTGATCCATTTGGGATTGACCACCCGGGCACGGACGATGCGGGCGATCTCGTCATCCAGAGTGCGGATGCGGGGCGTTTCGGGTCGGGAATGATCGGCGTGCCAGACGGTGGGTGCACGGCCCGAGGCGGTTTCCACCGCCGCCGCAAGACCGCCTTCGAACTGGTAGTAATCGTCGGAATCCAGCAGGTCGTGCTCGCGGTTGTCCTGGTTCTGGACCACGGCTTCCACCTTGGACAGGCGCTGGCGGAACAGGCCGTGTCCGGCCTCGCCCTCGGCGCCCGCGCCATAGGCCCAGCCGCCCCAGGCCATGTAGGATTCGGCCAGATCGGCCCGCGTCGCCCAGCCCTTCTCGTCGATCAGGGCCTGGAGCCCGGCGCCATAGGCTCCCGGCATGGAGCCGAAGACCCTAAACCCCGCCTGACGCGCCGCCTGTTCCGGCGAAGCGCCCTCGCCTTCCAGCCGGGTGCGTTCGGCCCGGACGCGTTCAGCCAGGGGATTGATCTCGGCGGGCTCGTCCAGGGCGGCCACGGCGCGCGACGCCGAATCGAACAGATCGATCAGGCCGGGGAAGGCGTCGCGGAAGAAACCCGAGACCCTGAGCGTCACATCGATTCGGGGGCGGTCCAACACCGTGGCGGGCAGGATCTCGAACCCTGACACCCGGTTGGAGCCCACATCCCAGCGGGGCTTCACCCCCATCAGGGCCAGGCCTTGGGCGATGTCGTCGCCCCCCGTCCGCATATTGGAGGTGCCCCAGGCGGTCAGCGCCAGGGCCTTGGGCCAGTCGCCATGCTCCTGCAGATGGCGTTCCAGCAGCAATTGCGCCGATTTCCAGCCCAGGCTCCAGGCCGCGGGCGTCGGCACCGCTCTGGTATCGACGGAATAGAAATTGCGCCCGGTGGGCAGCACGTCGGGACGACCCCGCGTGGGCGCGCCCGAAGGACCGGGGGCAACGAAGTGCCCGGCAAGGCCCTTGAGCAGTCCTTGGATCTCGGCCCCGCCACAGGCCTCGACCGTGGGCCGCAGATGGGTTTCGATCCATTGCAGCACCGGAATCGTCTTGGCCCAGCCGGGCTCGGGCTGGCGTTCCCCGGCGATCAGGGCGCGCGACAGGACTTCGAGGCGCTCGACCGCGTCGCCATGGCTGCGCCACGGGGCGTCGCCGCCCAAGGCTTGCGGGCGGGGGCCGGTCCAATCATCGCCCGGCACGCAGTCCAAGGGATCGAAATCGAGGCCCAGATCACCGGCCAGGGCGCGCGGCAGGGAGGCGCCTTCCGGGGCACTTCCCCTGGGCACGCGGGCCAGGGCCACCAGCAGATCGGTCAGCTGGTCGCCCATGGGCGAGAGGCCGAAAATGTGCAGCCCGTCGCGGATCTGCAACTCCTTCAGCTCGCACAGATGGTTGTCCAGCTTTTTCAGGGCCTCGTCCGGCGCGTCGTCGCGACTGATGCCCAGATCCTCGTCCAGCCCGGCCGCCGCCGACAGGGTCAGGATCTCGCGCCGCAGCAGGCCAAGGCGGCGGGGATCGACGCCCGCCGCTTCGTAATATTCGTCCACCAGACGCTCCAGCTCTCGCAGGGGGCCATAGCTTTCGGCCCGGGTCAGCGGCGGGGTCAGGTGGTCGATGATCACGGCGCTTGCGCGGCGCTTGGCCTGCGTTCCCTCGCCCGGATCATTGACGATGAAGGGATAAAGATGGGGTAGCGGCCCGAGCGCCGCTTCGGAAAAGCACTCCGCCGAGAGCGCCAGGGCCTTGCCCGGCAGCCATTCCAGATTGCCGTGCTTGCCCATATGGACAACGGCGTCAGCCCGAAAGCCGTCCTGCATCCAGGCATAGAAGGCGAGGTAATTATGGGGCGGCACCAGATCGGGGTCGTGATAGCTGCTGGCCGGGTCGATATTATAGCCGCGCGCAGGCTGCACAGCCACCGTAACGAAACCGAAACGGGTGGCGGGCAGGATGAAATCGCCGCAGGTCAGTTCGCCCTTGGCGAAAAAGGGATCTGCCTCGGGCGCGCCCCAGCGGGCCGTCACCTTGTCTTGCAGGGCGCGGGGCTGGGACTGGAACCAGGCGAGGTAATCGGGCAGGGCCAGGGTTTCACGCCTTTCCCGATGGGCCAGCGCCCGCCAGTCATTGGTAGCGCCCGCCTGAATTAACTCGATCAGCGCGTTGCCGCTTTCGGGGATATCGCCGACCCCATAGCCCGCCGCGTCAAGAGCCCGTAGCACTTGAATGGTCGCGGCAGGGGTGTCCAGGCCGACGCCGTTGCCGATGCGGCCGTCGCGGTTGGGGTAATTGGCCAGGACCAGGGCGATGCGCCGCTGTTCCGGCGCCTTGCGGCGCAGTTTCGCCCAGTTGGCGGCAAGCCTTGTGACGAACTGGATACGGTCCGCCACGGGGGCGTGTATGGCCAGATCGCATTGGGTGGCCGCGTCGCGCCTTGCCTGCTTGAAGGAAATGGCGCGGGTGATGATGCGCCCGTCCACCTCGGGCAGGGCCACATTCATGGCGATATCGCGCGGGCCCAGACCTTGGGTGCCCGCTTTCCAGGCCTCCTCGGTGCCCGAGGCCAGGATCACCTGCAGCACCGGGCAATCGGCGGCGTCGAAGGGGCCGGTCTCGGCCTTTCCCGGCGAAGAGACTGCGAAACCGGTGGCGTTGACGATCACGTCGGGCGGCGTCTCGGTCAGCAGGGTGCGGGTGAGCGCCGCGCTGACCGGGTCCTTCAGGCTGTGGACGAACAGGGCCGAAGCCGCCAGCCCTTGCCCGCGCAGCCCAGCTATCAGGGCATCCACCGGGGCGGTGTCGCCAGCCAGGACCAGGGCGCGGTAGAACACCACCAGGGCTTGAGGCCGTCCGTCCCCGGCATCGGCCTCGCCGTAGAGGCCTGCCTGGGGCAGCGGCCGGGGTTCCAGCCATTCGGTGCCATGACCAAGAAGATTGGCGGCATGGGCCAGGAAGGAGCGGCAATTCTCCGGCCCACCATGCAGCAGATAGGCCCACAGCCGTTCGACCGATTGGGGCTCCACGGTGGAATCGGCCATCAGATCGGGATCGGGCTGATCGGCGCCGGGCAGCAGGGCCAGGGCAATGCCAAAGCGGCGGCAGGCATCCACGATCTGCTCGATGCCATAGGGCCAGTAGGAGCGTCCGCCCAGCAGCCGCACCACCACCAGCCGGGCATGGGCGATGACCTGCTCCACATAGAGGTCCACCGACATGTGATGGGCCAGACGGGTGAGATTGGCCAGACGCAGGCCGACCGGCGCATCTCCCCAAGTGCCATAGGCGGCGGCCAGGGCGGCCAGTTCCGTATCGGCCGCCGACAGCACCACCAGATCGGCGGGGCTCTGGCAAAGATCCACGGCCTCGGTGCCGTCGGAAATGGTGCCGGGCTGGGCGGCGAGAAGGTGCATCAGAGGCCCTTGATCGCAGCCTCGATCGCCGCGCGGTCGAGGCCGGTGCGGCCGATCACCACCAGGGTGCCGACACGCTCCTCATCGGCCTTCCAGGGGCGGTCGAAATATCGTTCCACCCTCGTACCGACCGCCTGGATCACATGGCGGGCGGGCTTTCCCGTCACCGCCAGGAAGCCTTTGAGGCGTAAAATGTCGTGGGCGGCGATGGCGGCCACGGCGCGGGACTCCACCATGGCCGGGTCGTCGACCATGGGCAGATGCAATGCGAAGCTTTCGAAATCGTCGTGGTCGTGGCCGTCCTCGGCATCGTGGTGGGAGGGGCGCGCCGCCAGGTCTTCCTCGGCGGCGGCCGAAAGGCCGAGGACCACCAGCGGGTCCACCGCCGACATATGGGTGGCCAAGGTCTTGACGCCGGGGCGCAGGCGCGCCGCGATACCGGCCCGCAGGGCCTCAAGCGCGCCCGTCTCCAGCAGGTCAGATTTGTTCAAAAGGATCAGATCGGCGCAGGCCAACTGGTCCTCGAACACTTCCTCCAAGGGATTGTCGTGGTCGGGCCGGGCCATTTCCTCCGGCGTGGAGGCGAAGCGGCCCGCCGCGGCAGCCGGGGCATCCACCACCGCCACCACGCCGTCCACGGTGACGCGCGAGCGGATTTCCGGCCAGTGGAAGGCCTTGACCAGGGGTTTGGGCAGGGCCAGACCCGAGGTCTCGATGACGATATGGTCGGGAGGGTTGGGCCGGTCCAGCAAGGCCTGCATGGTGGGCAGGAACTCGTCGGCCACGGTGCAGCACAGGCAGCCATTGGCCAGTTCGATGATGTCGTCTTCGGTACATCCCGCCACGCCGCAGGCGGCCAGCAATTGGCCGTCCACCCCGATATCGCCGAATTCGTTGACGATCAGCGCGATGCGCCGTCCCTGGTTATGGGCCAGGAGATGGCGGACCAGGGTGGTCTTGCCCGCGCCCAGAAAGCCGGTGATGACGGTGACGGGAATCTTGCGCATATCAGGAAACGTCCTTGAGAATCAGGGGAAGACCGGCGGCGACGAACACCACCCGGCGGCATTGGGCGGCGACCCGTTGGTTGACCCGGCCCTGATGGTCGCGAAAAGCGCGGCCCAGGCTGGTTTCCGGCACCAGCCCCATGCCCACCTCGTTGGAGACCAGCACAACCGGCCCGTTGGGGGCGGACAGAACCTCGCACAGCCGGTCGAGGCAGCGGTCGATGTCGCGGCCCGCATGCATCAGGTTGGACAGCCACATGGTCAGGCAATCCACCAGGACTGGCCGGTCGGGGCGCATGACGTTGTCCAGGGCGTCGGCCAGATCCAGAGGCTCTTCCAGCGTGCTCCAGCCCGCTCCCCGCCTGCGGCGGTGATGGTCGATGCGCTCGGCCATTTCACCGTCGAGCGCCTGGCCGGTGGCGAGATAGAGGGCCGGAGCCTCGCCGAACAGGGATTCGGCATAGGCGGATTTGCCCGAGCGGGCACCGCCCAGGACCAGTGTGGAGGGGGGAAGTGCGTTCATCCCTGCGGCCTATTTCCGTTTTGTTTGCGAAAGAAACTCGGCGACCTGCTCGATCTGGGCATCGGAGAGCTTGCGCACATTGGCGACCATCAACCGGGCACGCCGGGTCGAGCGGATTTCGTCGCGGATGGCCTTGATCTGGACCATCAGGTAATCCCGGCGTTGGGCGGCCAGGAAGGGATAGTCGGCCAAGGGCTTCAGGCCATCGGCGCCGTGGCAGCCGATACAGCCGTTTTCCTCGAACAGATCAGCGCCTTTTTCCGCCTTGGCCTTGTCGCCGGTCTGGGGATCGGCGGGCTTTTGCCCGGCCAGCCATTGGGCCAGGGCCTTGCGCTCCTCGGGGCTGGTCTTGGCGATGACCGGTTTCATCACCTTGACCGGGCCGGAGGCGCGGGTGCCATCGGCGATCTCGGTCATCTGGCGGGCCAGATAGTCGGCGTTCTGGCTGGCAAGAACGGGAGAACCGGCAATGGGCTTGGCGCCGCTTTCGCCATGGCAGGCGGTGCAGCCCTTGGCGGCGAACAGCGCCTTGCCGTCATCGGCCAGGGCCTGGGCGGCGGAAAAGCCAGCCAGAATGGCCAGGGCGACGCCCAGTCTGGTCATGTCCACTCCAGACGCCCCGCTGCGCCGCAGGCGGGGCAGCACAGGGCAAAGTCCGGGCTGTGGTGGCCGCAGCCGCCGCAGACCCAGGCTGGTTCCGGTACCGAATCGGTTCCGGCCTTCATCAGCCAGCCATGGGCGGCGGTCTCGTCCTTGCGCTCGTCGCGCTCGACCTGGGCCAGAAGCTGGAACACTGTGCGGGTGGGCCGCTGGGTCAGGGCCTTTTCCAGATGGCTGCGGGCCAGTCCCCATAACTGGGCGGCCAGGGCGGCTTCGGCCAGGGCCACATGGCCCTCGGGCGAGGCGGGATTGGCCTGGGACAGGTCCTGAAGGCGCTTGACCCGGTCCAGCGCGCTCTCGCCCTCGCCCAGCGTCAGCCATTTGGCGATCAGCAATGGATGGGCATGGGTCTTGAAAGCGGATTTGAGCAAGGAGGCCGCCTTGCGCCCCTTGCCGCGTCGGCGCAGAAGATCGGCGGCGAGCGCCACGGCGGGGGTAAACTGCGGGTCGGCATCGCGGGAATCCTGGGCCCAGTCCAGGGCCTGGGCCTCGTCACCGGCCGCCATGGAGTCCTCGGCCCGGCCCAGCAGGATCAGGGCGCGGCGGCGGGTGAAATCCGCCTCGGACAGGCTGCCGTGGCGGCGCGCCAGACGGGCGACCTGCTCGGCCTCGGCCCAGGCTCCCGCTTCCATATGCAGGTCCAGCAGCAGGACGGACAGATCCGGGGCGGTGGGCGAAATATCGAAGGCCTTGGCGGCCTCGGCGCGGGCGGTGGTCCGGTCCCCGGCCTTCACGGCCAGTTCGGCCAGCCCCTGATGGCCCAGGAAGGCGGTTTCCTTGCGTTCGGTCATGGCGCGGAAACGCTCGGCCAGTTGATGGTCATCGCCGCTGAGACGGGCGGCCTGGGAACTCAGTAATCCGGTGATGGCTGGGTCGTGCAGCAACTTGTCGGCCTTGCGCGCGAGCTTGGCGGCGCGGGCCGCATCGCCCGACGCGGCCGCGGCCAGTCCATCGGACAGCGCCGCATAGCCCTTGCGCTGACGGCTCAACCGCAGTGCCGCCAGCCAGCGCTTGGGCGCGCCGAACACCAGCCGGATCAGGCGAATCAGGACCGAGAGCGCCAGCAGCAGCAGGGCGAGAACGGCCAGCAGCACCGGAACGGAGGTGTCGGCGCGCCAGCCCTGCCAGCGGATGGTGACCTCGCCCGGCCGGTCGGCCAGCCAGACGGCACCGGCCACCGCCAGCCCGGTGAGGACCAGGAAGGCGAGGAAGCGCCTCATGGCTTGGCTCCGGCCAGGGCCAAAGCCTGGGCGGTCAATTGCGACAGGGCCTTGTCGGCACTCTGGCGCGCCCGCGCCTCGGTGATCCAGCTTTGAGCGGCCTGGGCCGGGCCTGCGCTCAAGCCTTCCAGCTCGGCCAGGGCACCGGCCGGATCGTCGCGGCTGATGGCCGCCTGGGCGCGGCCGATGATGGCGGCGGCGTTCTGGCCCAGGGCCGCGCCGTCCTCGCGGCGGATGGTGACCAGAGACAGCAGCCGGTCCAGGGTACGACGCCACCAGCCGTCGCCTTCGGGCAGGATTTCGGCGCGGATCAGGGCGGGGGCCAGGGTCTCGAAGCGTTGCGCCAGGGTGGCGCGGCTGGCGATGCCCGTGCCCGCAAAGGGCTTCAGCCCGTCGAGCAGGGCGAGGCTTTCGCTGTCCTCGCCCGCCAGGACGCGGGCGGCGCGCCATTCGGACTCGAAGCTCCGCCCGGCGGCGGCGGCTTCGCGCAACTGTCCGACGGCCAGAAGGAGGGCGGCGGCCGAGGAGCGCTTGGACTGAAGCTCGCGCACATTCTGGTCCAATTGCTCCAGACGCTCGGAAAGGCGCAGGACGGCGCTGGCCTCGGCCGAGCTGCGCTTGAGCTCGGCAATCTGTTTTGCCAGCGATTCGATCTCGGCCATGGGGGCGCTTGCATGGGCCGGGGCGGCTTTTACCGTCTCCTCCAACCGTTCCAGGCGGGCGGCGTCGGGATTGCTGGTCGGTCCCTTGGCCTCCAACTGGGCGATGCGATTGGTGGCCGCCGACAGTTCGGCCCGCAAATTCTCCACCTCGAAGCCTTCGGACGCCACGGGCATTCCGATCTGGGCGCGCCACAGGGGAAAGCTGCCATAGGCCCCGCCGCCCAGCGCCAGCAGGGCGAGGATGAGCATCAGGCGGCCCGATGATCGGCTGGGCGCTCCCTGGGTCGGCGCCTCCGGGGCGGGGGCGGGCATGGGCGCGGGCTCTGACGTCATGGGCTAAAATCCCCGGTTGAGATCGTCGTCGATGGCGGCCAGCAAGGCGGCCTGGGTCGGTTCAAAGGCCTGGCGCAGCACCCGCCAGGGCACCCGCGCCAGTTCGGCCGAAACATTGGCCGACAGACCATAGGCGGCGATGGTGCGAAGTTGGTCCTGCACTCCCGCTTCGACCGCCAAGGTAGCAAAGGTTTTGGCGGTGCGGGGAGAGAAAAACAGGGCCAGATGGATGGTGCCGTCCACGAGCGCCCGGCAGAGCCCGTCGGACAGGCGGGTGGCGGTTACCGCCTGATACAGGACCTGACGCCGCACCTGGAATCCCTTGGCTTCGAGACGTCCCGACAAATCGCCCGCAACCACCGTTCCAGCGGCATGCAGCAGGGCACCAGATTGGGGATTGACGCGGGCCGCCACCAGTTCGGCCAGGGAGTCCACATCGCCCCCGGCGCTTTCCACGGCGGAAAAGCCCATCTCGCGCGCCGCCCGCGCCGAGGAATCGCCCACCGCCCACACCGCCAGATCCCGGCGGGGGCATAGACGGGCCAGGGCGCGGATGCCGTTGGCGCTGGTCACTAAGATGCCCTGGGCGCCCTCGGTCTCCACCTGGGCGTCCTCGACGGCTGCGATGTCGAGCAGCGGCTCGATCATGACGTCAAGGCCGCGCTGGCCCAAGGCCCGTGCCACGCCTTCGGAATCCTCCTTGGGGCGGGTGACCAGGGCGCGCATGGCTCAGTGCGGCTTGATGAGGTCGAAGAAGCCCGGCCCGGCCACCTTGATCAGTTCCTCGGCGGCATCCTTGCCCATGGCTTCGGCGTCGGAGCGGCTGCCGCTGCGCGACGTGGCATGGATGGCCGTGCCGTCGGGGCTGACGATCAGGCCGCGGAACGACAAATGATCGCCGTCCAACACGGCCAGGGCGGCGATGGGGGTGCGGCACGAACCGTCCAGGCGGGTGAGAAAGGCCCGTTCCGCCGCGACGCGGACGAAGGAATCCGGGCAGTTGAGCGCCGCGAGAAAAGCATGGGCCGCCTCGTCATCGGCGCGGCAGGTGATGCCGATGGCGCCCTGGGCCACGGCGGGCAGCATGTCGTCTTCGGACAGCGCCGAGGTGACGTGGCCCGCCAGCCCTAGACGCCGCAGCCCGGCCATGGCCAGCATGGTGGCGTCCACCACGCCTTCGTCCAGCTTTCGCAGCCGGGTCTGGACGTTGCCGCGGAAATTCACCACCTTGAGATCGGGGCGCCGGTGCAGGATCTGGGCACCACGGCGCAAGGACGAGGTTCCCACCACCGCGCCCTGGGGCAGATCGGCGAGCGAGGCCGCCTTGAGGCTGATGAAGGCGTCGCGCACATCCTCGCGTGGCAGAATGCAGGGCAGGACGATGCCGTCGGGCAACAGGGTCGGCACATCCTTCATGGAATGGACGGCCAGATGGATGCGGCCCGAAAGCATGGCCTCGTCCAGTTCCTTGGTGAACAGGCCCTTGCCGCCGATCTCGGCCAGCGGGCGGTCCTGGATCAGGTCGCCGGTGGTCTTGATGACCTCGATGTCGATGGCGCCCTCTTGGCCCAAAGGGGCCCAGGCGGCGGCGAGGCGGTCGCGGGTCTCATGGGTCTGGGCCAGGGCCAGGGGCGAGCCGCGGGTGCCGATGCGAAGGATGGGAAGTTTTGCGGTCATGGTCCGGTTGTTGTAGTAAGTCGGACGCCGCTCTGCAAAGGGATTTGTATTTTGCTTGTTTTGGGCATCGAAAGCTCCTGTGACGAAACCGCCGCCGCATTGGTCAACGACCATCGCGAGATCCTGGGCGAGGTGGTCTTGTCGCAACTGGACGAGCACCGCCCCTTTGGCGGTGTGGTGCCGGAAATCGCCGCGCGCTCCCATCTCACCCATCTGGACCGGCTGGTGGCCGAGGCCATGCGCCGGGCCGGTGCGGGCTTTGCCGATCTCGACGCGGTGGCGGCCACCGGCGGCCCCGGCCTGATCGGCGGCGTCATGGTGGGCGTGATGACCGGCAAGGCCATTGCGCTGGCCTCGGGCAAGCCCTTTCTGGCCATCAACCATCTGGAAGGCCATGCGCTGACGGCGCGTCTCACCCACGACATCGCCTTTCCCTATCTGCTGCTGCTGGCCTCGGGCGGGCATTGCCAGTTGCTGGCGGTGGAAGGGGTGGGTCAATACACCCGTCTCGGCACCACCATCGACGACGCGGCGGGCGAGGCCTTTGACAAGCTGGCCAAGATGGCCGCGCTCGGCTATCCCGGCGGTCCGGCGGTGGAAGCCGCGGCCGCCGGTGGCGATCCGGCCCGCTTTACCCTGCCCCGGCCCCTGAAGGGCAAGCCCGGCTGTGATTTCAGCTTTTCAGGCCTGAAGAATGCCGCCCGCCTGCTGATCGAAAGCCTGCCCCAGCCGCTTTCGGCGCAAGATCAGGCCGACGTGGCCCGCGCCTTTCAGGACGCGGTGGCCGATTCCATGGCCGACCGGGTGCGCCGGGGCGTGCGCGAGATGAAGACCCGCTGGCCTGCTACCCGCCATCTGGTGGTGGCGGGCGGTGTCGCCGCCAATACGGCGCTGCGCCAGATCCTGGTTCGGATCGGAGCCGAAACGGGGCTTGAATTTCTTGCTCCGCCGCTGAAGCTGTGCACCGACAATGCCGCCATGATCGCCTGGGCGGGGATCGAGCGTCTGCGCCTGGGCCAATGCGACGATCTTTCCTTCGCGCCGCGTCCGCGCTGGCCCCTGGATCCCAATGCGCGTAAGGGAGCCAAGGCGTGAGCAAGGCCTTCACCAAGGAATCCGACGGCGACGAGGACGCGGAAGACCTGCCCCAGGGCCTGCCGCCGGGCGCCAAGAACTATATGCGGCCCCAGGGCTTCGCGGCGCTGAAGGCCGAACTGTCCCATCTGCACAAGGTGGAGCGGCCCAAAGTGGTCGAGGTGGTGTCCTGGGCGGCGGGCAATGGCGACCGCTCGGAAAACGGTGATTACCTCTATGGCAAGAAGCGCCTGCGCGAGATCGACCGCCGCATCCGCTTTCTCACCAAGCGCATGGAATCGGCCCATGTGGTCGATCCCGACCAGCAGAAGAACCGCGATCAAGTGTTCTTCGGCGCCACCGTCACCTATGCCAATGCCAGGGACGAGGAGATCACCGTCACCATCGTCGGCATCGACGAGGCCGATCTGGAGCGTGGCCTGATCAGCTGGATCTCGCCCGTGGCCCGCGCCCTGCTGAAGGCGTCCGAGGGCGATACCGTGCCCGTCCGCACCCCTTCCGGGACCGAAATGATCGAGGTTGTGGCCATCCGCTACGGGGAATGAGGGGGGAGCCCCCCTCACGCCGCCTTGTCGAACAGGTCGTAGAGACGGCCTTCCTCGCGCTCCACCCGTGCTTTCAGCAGGCCGAGAATTTCCCGCGTCGCCGTCACGAAGCCGCCGGGGTCGCGACCGATGGCCAGCGGCCCGGCCCAGGCCTTCTTGTAGGTATCGAAGCGCAGGGAAAGGCTGCCCATTTCCGACTGAAATTCGGCGGCGGTGCGCCGCAAGGCCGGGTCGGCATGGGCGGCGCATTTGGGGTAGAGCGTTCCATCCTCGATGGCCAGATGGATGGAGAATTTGCCGAACAGGTCGAGGACCACCCGGGACACCGAGGCCGGATCGGCGGCAACGCTTTTGGGGTCCAGCATGGGCTCCAATCGGGACACGATGCGCCGCAGATCGTCGTGGTGTTTACGGAAATGCTCAGTCTTGCGCATGGCTATATTCCTTGCTATCTCTCATCTGAGACAAGAATAACCAAGTAACGAGCTATGGTACTTGACGGTGATCAAGCCGGGGCCGTCCAGCGTATCAGCGCCGTCCGAACAGCTTCTCGATATCGGCGAGGCTGAGGCTTATATGGGTCGGCCGCCCGTGATTGCACTGGCCTGACAGAGGCGTGGCCTCCATGCGGCGCAGCAGGGCGTTCATTTCGGGGATGCCCAAGCGGCGGCCCGCCCGCACCGAGCCATGGCAGGCCATGGTGGCGCAGACATGCAGCAGGCGTTCCTCCAGCGCCGTACTGGCCCCCCATTCGGCCAGTTCGTCGGCAAGATCGCGCACCAGCCCCTGGACATCGCCTTCGCCCAGCAGGGCGGGAACCTCGCGCACCACCACGGCGCCGGGGCCGAAGGGCTCGACCACCAGACCCAGGCGGGCGAGATCCGGGGCCCGTTCGGCGACACGGGCGGCCCCGGCCTCGCCCAAATCCACAACTTCGGGCAGCAGCAGGCCCTGGCGTGCCACCCTGCCGTCCTCCAGGCCCAGTTTCAGGCGCTCGAAGACCAGACGCTCGTGAGCGGCGTGCTGGTCGACGATCACCAATCCGTCTTTGGTCTCGGCGACGATATAGGTGTCGTGCAGCTGGGCCTTGGCGGCGCCCAGGGGATAGTCGGTGGTGAATTCTTCGGTCTCGGTTACGGGAGCAGCAGGCGGCAGGTCGAGGCTGAGGCTCTGCTCGGCCAGACCGAAGGGGGATTGGGCCTCAATGGCGGCGCGGACCAGCGGGAGTGACGGACGCGGCGGCGGATGATGGCCGAAGAAGGAGGAGGGGGGCTGAGACGGACTGCCCAGCGCGCCCAAGGCTACGCCGGTCAGAGTGGAACTGGCGCGGTGCCCGGCTCCGGCCAGGGCGTGGCGGATGGCGCCGACGATCAACCCGCGCACCAGCCCGGAATCGCGGAAACGCACTTCGGCCTTGGCGGGATGGACGTTGACGTCCACCTGATCGGGCTCCAGATCAAGGAACAGCGCCACCACCGGATGGCGGTCGCGGGCCAGCACGTCCTGATAGGCGCCCCGCACCGCGCCGATCACCAGGCGATCCTTCACCGGGCGGCCATTGACGTAGAGATACTGGGCCGCCGAGGTGGCGCGGTTATAGGTGGGCAACCCGGCCCAGCCGGTCAGCCTGACCCCGTCGCGAAGGGCGTCCAGGGCCAGGGCATTGGGCTCGAATTCGCGTCCCACCACCTGGGCGATGCGGGCCAGGCGGGCGGCTTCCGGTTCGCCCCGTTTGGCCGCCAGATCCAGCACCTTGCGTCCGCCGTCGGACAGGGAGAAGGCGATACCGGGATGGGCCATGCCAAGACGCTCGATCACATCGCAGGCATGGGCAAGTTCGGTGCGGGCCGCCTTGAGGAATTTGAGGCGGGCCGGGGTGGCGTAGAACAGGTCGCGCACCTCGATGCG from Paramagnetospirillum magnetotacticum MS-1 includes these protein-coding regions:
- the cobN gene encoding cobaltochelatase subunit CobN, whose product is MHLLAAQPGTISDGTEAVDLCQSPADLVVLSAADTELAALAAAYGTWGDAPVGLRLANLTRLAHHMSVDLYVEQVIAHARLVVVRLLGGRSYWPYGIEQIVDACRRFGIALALLPGADQPDPDLMADSTVEPQSVERLWAYLLHGGPENCRSFLAHAANLLGHGTEWLEPRPLPQAGLYGEADAGDGRPQALVVFYRALVLAGDTAPVDALIAGLRGQGLAASALFVHSLKDPVSAALTRTLLTETPPDVIVNATGFAVSSPGKAETGPFDAADCPVLQVILASGTEEAWKAGTQGLGPRDIAMNVALPEVDGRIITRAISFKQARRDAATQCDLAIHAPVADRIQFVTRLAANWAKLRRKAPEQRRIALVLANYPNRDGRIGNGVGLDTPAATIQVLRALDAAGYGVGDIPESGNALIELIQAGATNDWRALAHRERRETLALPDYLAWFQSQPRALQDKVTARWGAPEADPFFAKGELTCGDFILPATRFGFVTVAVQPARGYNIDPASSYHDPDLVPPHNYLAFYAWMQDGFRADAVVHMGKHGNLEWLPGKALALSAECFSEAALGPLPHLYPFIVNDPGEGTQAKRRASAVIIDHLTPPLTRAESYGPLRELERLVDEYYEAAGVDPRRLGLLRREILTLSAAAGLDEDLGISRDDAPDEALKKLDNHLCELKELQIRDGLHIFGLSPMGDQLTDLLVALARVPRGSAPEGASLPRALAGDLGLDFDPLDCVPGDDWTGPRPQALGGDAPWRSHGDAVERLEVLSRALIAGERQPEPGWAKTIPVLQWIETHLRPTVEACGGAEIQGLLKGLAGHFVAPGPSGAPTRGRPDVLPTGRNFYSVDTRAVPTPAAWSLGWKSAQLLLERHLQEHGDWPKALALTAWGTSNMRTGGDDIAQGLALMGVKPRWDVGSNRVSGFEILPATVLDRPRIDVTLRVSGFFRDAFPGLIDLFDSASRAVAALDEPAEINPLAERVRAERTRLEGEGASPEQAARQAGFRVFGSMPGAYGAGLQALIDEKGWATRADLAESYMAWGGWAYGAGAEGEAGHGLFRQRLSKVEAVVQNQDNREHDLLDSDDYYQFEGGLAAAVETASGRAPTVWHADHSRPETPRIRTLDDEIARIVRARVVNPKWIKGVMRHGYKGAFEMAASVDYLFAFAATTKAVKDHHFDLVAEAYLGDEEVLDFLEANNPAALADIRTRLNEAIERGLWQPRRNSTHRLLEADPK
- the cobW gene encoding cobalamin biosynthesis protein CobW; its protein translation is MRKIPVTVITGFLGAGKTTLVRHLLAHNQGRRIALIVNEFGDIGVDGQLLAACGVAGCTEDDIIELANGCLCCTVADEFLPTMQALLDRPNPPDHIVIETSGLALPKPLVKAFHWPEIRSRVTVDGVVAVVDAPAAAAGRFASTPEEMARPDHDNPLEEVFEDQLACADLILLNKSDLLETGALEALRAGIAARLRPGVKTLATHMSAVDPLVVLGLSAAAEEDLAARPSHHDAEDGHDHDDFESFALHLPMVDDPAMVESRAVAAIAAHDILRLKGFLAVTGKPARHVIQAVGTRVERYFDRPWKADEERVGTLVVIGRTGLDRAAIEAAIKGL
- the cobU gene encoding bifunctional adenosylcobinamide kinase/adenosylcobinamide-phosphate guanylyltransferase — protein: MNALPPSTLVLGGARSGKSAYAESLFGEAPALYLATGQALDGEMAERIDHHRRRRGAGWSTLEEPLDLADALDNVMRPDRPVLVDCLTMWLSNLMHAGRDIDRCLDRLCEVLSAPNGPVVLVSNEVGMGLVPETSLGRAFRDHQGRVNQRVAAQCRRVVFVAAGLPLILKDVS
- a CDS encoding c-type cytochrome; this encodes MTRLGVALAILAGFSAAQALADDGKALFAAKGCTACHGESGAKPIAGSPVLASQNADYLARQMTEIADGTRASGPVKVMKPVIAKTSPEERKALAQWLAGQKPADPQTGDKAKAEKGADLFEENGCIGCHGADGLKPLADYPFLAAQRRDYLMVQIKAIRDEIRSTRRARLMVANVRKLSDAQIEQVAEFLSQTKRK